Proteins encoded by one window of Erythrobacter sp.:
- a CDS encoding indoleamine 2,3-dioxygenase, producing the protein MQLSDYGMSRERGFLSHYEIDEVTLPARFAEVVATAGNLSGLLSTGRIRHWLDQLADPGLEDWAREAPDEQVRTAMVHYSFLVQAYVWGEPTPPPHLPTNLAQPMVAIADRLDQAPLLPYSAYVLDNWARIDKTGPIILENIRMVQNFLGGADENWFVMIHVAIEAEAGVLLDNAARLVSVAKQGDTVEAERLLIEMDAAWERIYTHFARMPERCDPYVYFHRVRPYIHGWANNPALAGGGMIYEGVEKYAGKPQALRGQTGSQSSIVPAMDALFQVGHSDDPLKHFLDELHAYRPVQHRRFIEDLAAQSTLREFVAGSGSASLKDAFNACLNQSARFRTRHLEYAASYINKQAGSIAGNDPDVGTGGTPFMRYLKKHRDENAAQLVG; encoded by the coding sequence ATGCAGCTATCCGACTACGGCATGTCGCGCGAGCGCGGCTTCCTTTCGCATTACGAAATCGACGAAGTGACCCTCCCCGCGCGATTTGCCGAGGTAGTGGCGACGGCGGGAAATCTCTCCGGCCTGCTTTCCACCGGCCGCATCCGCCACTGGCTCGACCAGTTGGCCGATCCGGGACTGGAAGACTGGGCGCGCGAAGCTCCCGACGAGCAAGTGCGCACCGCGATGGTGCATTACTCCTTCCTGGTGCAGGCCTATGTCTGGGGCGAGCCAACGCCTCCCCCGCACCTTCCCACCAATCTCGCCCAGCCGATGGTAGCGATTGCCGACCGGCTCGATCAGGCACCGCTGCTCCCCTATTCGGCCTACGTGTTGGATAACTGGGCGCGGATCGACAAAACTGGTCCGATCATCCTCGAAAATATCCGCATGGTGCAGAACTTCCTCGGAGGCGCGGACGAGAACTGGTTCGTGATGATCCACGTTGCGATCGAAGCCGAGGCGGGCGTGTTGCTCGATAATGCTGCGCGATTGGTCAGTGTAGCGAAGCAAGGTGACACGGTGGAGGCAGAGCGGCTACTGATCGAAATGGATGCCGCGTGGGAGCGAATCTACACCCATTTCGCGCGGATGCCCGAGCGCTGCGATCCCTACGTCTATTTCCACCGCGTGCGCCCCTACATCCACGGCTGGGCGAACAATCCGGCGCTGGCGGGCGGCGGGATGATCTACGAGGGCGTGGAGAAATACGCCGGCAAGCCGCAAGCGCTGCGTGGGCAGACCGGCTCACAATCATCCATTGTTCCCGCGATGGATGCACTGTTCCAGGTCGGCCACAGCGACGATCCGCTCAAGCACTTCCTCGACGAATTGCACGCCTATCGTCCGGTGCAGCATCGCCGTTTTATCGAGGATCTGGCGGCACAATCGACCCTGCGGGAATTTGTCGCGGGCTCGGGTTCAGCCAGTCTGAAGGATGCCTTCAACGCCTGCCTCAACCAGTCCGCCCGCTTCCGCACCCGGCATCTGGAATATGCGGCAAGCTATATCAACAAGCAGGCAGGCAGCATCGCCGGCAACGATCCCGATGTGGGAACGGGCGGCACGCCGTTCATGCGCTACCTGAAAAAGCACCGGGACGAGAACGCGGCGCAACTGGTGGGCTGA
- a CDS encoding cysteine hydrolase produces MPHTVDHTAILERYADARGGVHNIWDTIDPAKTAHLVVDMQSGFMEPGAPVEVPAARDVVEEINRLSRAVRLAGGTNVFLRFTTPDPHGPAAWPVFAERMGGGIAAHRAAFTKGAHYWQLWPTLDVAEQDVMVDKHRFSGFTPGTSTLDAELKARGIDTLIISGTLTNCCCESTARDAMQMNYKVIVAADACAALSDEAHAGTLDSMALIFADLRSVAELEGMLALQPALA; encoded by the coding sequence ATGCCGCACACTGTCGATCATACCGCGATACTGGAGCGCTACGCAGACGCGCGCGGCGGGGTGCACAACATCTGGGACACGATCGACCCGGCGAAGACTGCGCACCTGGTTGTCGATATGCAAAGCGGCTTCATGGAGCCGGGCGCTCCCGTTGAAGTCCCTGCCGCCCGCGATGTGGTGGAGGAAATCAACCGCCTGAGCCGCGCGGTTCGCCTTGCTGGTGGCACGAATGTCTTCCTTCGTTTCACCACGCCCGATCCGCATGGACCCGCGGCATGGCCGGTGTTTGCCGAGCGGATGGGTGGAGGCATCGCCGCGCACCGCGCCGCTTTCACTAAGGGCGCCCATTATTGGCAATTGTGGCCTACGCTGGACGTGGCCGAGCAGGACGTGATGGTCGACAAGCACCGCTTCAGCGGCTTTACGCCGGGCACCAGCACGCTCGATGCCGAACTCAAGGCGCGCGGGATCGACACGCTGATCATCAGCGGCACGCTGACCAATTGCTGCTGCGAAAGCACCGCGCGCGATGCAATGCAGATGAATTACAAGGTGATCGTCGCCGCCGATGCCTGCGCGGCGCTAAGCGACGAGGCGCACGCCGGGACGCTCGATAGCATGGCGCTGATATTTGCCGACCTGCGCAGCGTGGCGGAGCTGGAAGGGATGCTCGCCCTCCAACCCGCGCTCGCCTGA
- the grpE gene encoding nucleotide exchange factor GrpE, whose amino-acid sequence MTDNGKDRDEAIAKELEGVPEEFLDDGDGDGESEEDALELLRGDLEAAKQEVLYAKAETQNVRRRMEKDIADARTYAATGFARDILSIADNLTRAIDAVPQELRDDEKFKGLVAGIEATQREMEKAFALHGISRIAALGMPLDPNQHQAMLEIPSDDAEPGTIIQEMQAGYMIRDRLLRPSMVAVAKKPE is encoded by the coding sequence ATGACAGACAACGGTAAGGATCGCGACGAAGCGATCGCAAAGGAACTGGAAGGCGTGCCCGAGGAATTTCTCGACGATGGCGATGGCGATGGCGAGTCCGAGGAGGACGCGCTCGAACTGCTGCGCGGCGATCTGGAAGCGGCGAAGCAGGAAGTGCTCTATGCCAAGGCCGAAACGCAGAACGTGCGCCGCCGGATGGAAAAGGACATTGCCGATGCGCGCACTTATGCCGCCACAGGCTTTGCCCGCGATATACTAAGCATCGCCGACAATCTCACTCGCGCGATCGACGCTGTGCCGCAGGAACTGCGAGACGACGAAAAGTTCAAGGGACTCGTGGCCGGGATCGAGGCAACCCAGCGCGAAATGGAAAAGGCCTTCGCCCTCCACGGCATCAGCCGCATTGCTGCCCTGGGCATGCCGCTCGATCCCAACCAGCACCAGGCGATGCTGGAAATTCCCTCCGACGATGCCGAGCCGGGCACCATCATTCAGGAAATGCAGGCCGGCTACATGATCCGTGACCGGCTGCTGCGACCGAGCATGGTGGCGGTGGCGAAGAAGCCGGAGTAG
- the hrcA gene encoding heat-inducible transcriptional repressor HrcA has translation MASPPITELTARARDIFRLVVEDYLASGQPVGSKVLAQQGGLNLSPASIRSVLSDLEQLGLLAAPHTSAGRMPTDLGLRLFVDGIMQVAEPTLQERAAIEAQLSAPGPIEAALEKTSAILSDISGAAGMVMVPRREPRLAQLRLIPLDNTRALAVLVGEDGHVENRVLELGEGVSASSLNEAGNYITARLSGRTLAEAAQAMRAEIASGESTLDAISARLVEAGIAVWSQDAGQRPVLIVRGQANLLDDNALNDIERVRLLLDDLENKQSVAELLDSAREAESTRIFIGAENRLFALSGSSVIAAPYRDREGKVVGVLGVIGPTRLNYARVVPMVDFTARSLGKRIG, from the coding sequence ATGGCTTCCCCACCGATTACCGAACTGACCGCCCGGGCGCGGGATATCTTCCGGCTGGTGGTGGAGGATTATCTCGCGAGCGGGCAGCCGGTCGGCTCGAAGGTCCTGGCGCAGCAGGGTGGGCTGAACCTTTCGCCTGCCTCGATCCGCAGCGTTCTCAGTGACCTGGAGCAGCTCGGCCTGCTCGCCGCGCCGCATACCAGCGCCGGGCGTATGCCGACCGACCTTGGCTTGCGGCTGTTCGTGGACGGGATCATGCAGGTAGCGGAGCCCACTTTGCAGGAGCGTGCCGCCATCGAGGCGCAATTGTCCGCTCCTGGCCCGATCGAGGCGGCGCTGGAGAAGACCAGTGCCATCCTCTCCGACATTTCCGGCGCGGCGGGCATGGTGATGGTCCCCCGCCGCGAGCCCCGACTGGCGCAATTGCGCTTGATTCCGCTGGACAACACGCGCGCGCTGGCAGTGCTGGTGGGGGAAGACGGGCACGTCGAGAATCGCGTGCTAGAACTGGGCGAGGGAGTCTCAGCCAGTTCGCTGAACGAAGCGGGTAATTACATCACGGCAAGGCTTTCAGGCCGCACACTGGCCGAAGCAGCGCAGGCAATGCGCGCTGAAATCGCCTCTGGAGAGAGCACGCTTGATGCAATCTCTGCGCGGCTGGTCGAAGCCGGGATTGCAGTCTGGAGTCAGGACGCAGGCCAGCGTCCGGTGCTGATTGTGCGCGGGCAGGCCAACTTGCTCGATGACAATGCGCTCAACGATATTGAACGGGTGCGGTTGCTGCTGGATGACTTGGAAAACAAGCAATCGGTTGCCGAACTCTTGGACTCGGCGCGCGAGGCGGAATCGACGCGGATTTTCATCGGCGCGGAGAACCGGCTGTTCGCGCTCAGCGGTTCGTCGGTGATTGCCGCGCCCTACCGCGACCGTGAAGGAAAGGTGGTCGGCGTGCTGGGGGTGATTGGGCCGACGCGGTTGAATTACGCGCGAGTCGTTCCCATGGTGGATTTCACTGCCCGATCCCTGGGCAAACGAATCGGTTAG
- the rph gene encoding ribonuclease PH, with protein sequence MRPSGRAPDEMRAISIETGFSKHAEGSCLISFGDTRVLCTASVERNVPPWLRGKGTGWVTGEYSMLPRATHTRGSREAAKGKQSGRTQEIQRLIGRSLRAVVDLEKLGERQITLDCDVIQADGGTRTASISGAWVALRIAVNKLLAEGQIKADPITAKIAAISCGIHQGTPVLDLDYIEDSAADADANFVLIEGGQIAEVQATAEGATYDEEALLRLLRLAQMGCGEIFRAQEAAVK encoded by the coding sequence ATGCGACCTTCCGGCCGTGCGCCCGACGAAATGCGCGCCATCAGCATCGAAACCGGCTTCAGCAAGCACGCCGAAGGGTCCTGCCTCATCAGCTTCGGCGATACGCGGGTGCTGTGCACCGCGAGCGTCGAGCGCAATGTGCCGCCGTGGCTGCGCGGCAAGGGCACCGGCTGGGTGACCGGCGAATATTCGATGCTCCCCCGCGCCACCCATACGCGCGGCAGCCGGGAAGCGGCGAAGGGCAAGCAGAGCGGGCGGACGCAGGAAATCCAGCGACTTATCGGGCGTTCCTTGCGCGCAGTCGTCGATCTTGAGAAGTTGGGCGAACGGCAGATCACGCTCGATTGCGACGTGATCCAGGCCGATGGCGGCACCCGCACGGCCTCGATTTCCGGCGCGTGGGTGGCCCTGCGGATCGCGGTCAACAAGCTGCTCGCCGAGGGCCAAATCAAGGCCGATCCGATCACTGCCAAGATCGCCGCGATCTCCTGCGGCATCCATCAGGGCACCCCGGTGCTCGATCTCGATTACATCGAGGATTCGGCTGCCGATGCCGACGCCAATTTCGTGCTGATCGAAGGCGGCCAGATCGCCGAAGTGCAGGCGACTGCCGAGGGTGCGACCTATGACGAGGAAGCCCTGCTGCGGCTGCTGCGATTGGCGCAGATGGGCTGTGGGGAAATCTTCCGGGCGCAGGAAGCGGCGGTAAAATGA
- the rdgB gene encoding RdgB/HAM1 family non-canonical purine NTP pyrophosphatase produces the protein MTRRLGSGKLVIATHNAGKLKEISALLAPYRLDCLSAGSLGLPEPAETGKTFVENALIKARAAAEASGLPALADDSGLSVAALDGRPGVYTADWAARQWFEGAPGRDWYMAMGKVEGMLHAIGPDVPRDAWFSCVLALAWPDGEHAIYEGRVDGTLTWPPRGEMGFGYDPVFIPAGSALTFAEIPPQEKHAVSHRADAFAKLVADQFST, from the coding sequence ATGACGCGCAGGCTGGGTTCCGGCAAGCTCGTCATCGCGACGCACAACGCGGGCAAGCTGAAGGAAATCAGTGCATTGCTGGCTCCTTACAGGCTCGATTGCCTGTCAGCGGGATCGCTCGGTCTTCCTGAGCCTGCCGAGACGGGCAAGACGTTCGTCGAGAATGCGCTGATCAAGGCTCGCGCGGCGGCGGAGGCTTCGGGGCTGCCCGCGCTGGCGGATGACAGCGGATTGTCGGTGGCGGCTCTCGACGGGCGGCCGGGGGTCTACACCGCAGACTGGGCGGCGCGGCAGTGGTTCGAAGGGGCACCGGGGCGCGACTGGTACATGGCGATGGGCAAGGTCGAGGGGATGCTGCATGCCATCGGCCCCGATGTTCCGCGCGATGCGTGGTTTTCCTGCGTGCTCGCGCTGGCCTGGCCCGATGGCGAGCACGCGATCTACGAGGGCCGGGTCGATGGAACGCTGACCTGGCCGCCGCGCGGGGAAATGGGTTTTGGTTATGACCCGGTGTTCATTCCCGCTGGTAGCGCGTTGACTTTTGCGGAGATTCCGCCGCAAGAGAAGCACGCGGTCAGCCACCGCGCCGATGCCTTTGCCAAGCTGGTGGCAGATCAGTTCTCAACTTAA
- a CDS encoding SCP-like extracellular, with amino-acid sequence MGKGRVLAICALAAAAATPLLAQDGEGINPFAMRLLQEHNHARDDVGVPRLAWSNRLASEAQDWAEELARRGRMEHSTQEGRRGAGENLWMGSAGYYGPEVMIGAFVDERRMFRGGTFPQVSTTGRWNDVGHYTQVVWRETQEVGCAVARGGGNDFLVCRYWPAGNVYDRQVF; translated from the coding sequence ATGGGAAAAGGCAGGGTACTGGCGATTTGTGCGCTCGCAGCGGCGGCTGCAACACCTTTGCTCGCGCAGGATGGTGAAGGCATCAACCCCTTCGCAATGCGCCTGCTCCAAGAACACAATCATGCCCGTGACGATGTGGGAGTGCCCCGGCTCGCCTGGAGCAACCGACTGGCTAGCGAGGCGCAGGATTGGGCCGAGGAACTCGCCAGGCGCGGACGGATGGAGCATTCGACGCAGGAAGGCCGCCGCGGCGCGGGCGAAAACCTGTGGATGGGTTCCGCAGGTTATTATGGCCCGGAGGTGATGATCGGTGCCTTTGTCGATGAGCGGCGGATGTTCCGGGGGGGCACCTTCCCGCAGGTTTCCACCACCGGGCGGTGGAACGATGTCGGGCATTATACGCAGGTCGTCTGGCGCGAGACGCAGGAAGTCGGCTGCGCGGTGGCGCGGGGCGGGGGCAACGATTTCCTCGTCTGCCGCTATTGGCCTGCCGGGAATGTCTATGATCGGCAGGTATTTTAA
- a CDS encoding coproporphyrinogen III oxidase, protein MARALYIHWPFCLAKCPYCDFNSHVRERVEVALWQQALLADLRHEAELAGGEPLQSVFFGGGTPSLMPPALVDALLQDAEKLWGFAPEIEITLEANPSSVEAANFAGLAAAGVNRVSLGLQSLDDEALRFLGRLHGVKEGLAALKTGQAVFKRVSFDLIYALPGQTPAAWEAQLRQALDFGTGHLSLYQLTIEPGTRFASDVRRGDFTPLDDDAAADLFTLTREVTAAAGLPAYEISNHARLGEESRHNLTYWRYEDYIGIGPGAHGRRGGFATVRHKKPENWLAAVERNGSGVKEERALGLSEQASEALLMGLRLREGIDLSALSTRFGLRADALLDPRQIARHAELGFVWQAGERVGVTEAGMPLLDALLPKLVADGLVSA, encoded by the coding sequence ATGGCTCGCGCGCTTTATATCCATTGGCCGTTCTGTCTCGCAAAGTGTCCCTATTGCGATTTCAATTCGCATGTCCGGGAGCGAGTGGAAGTCGCTCTGTGGCAGCAGGCCTTGCTGGCGGACCTGCGGCATGAGGCGGAACTGGCTGGTGGCGAACCACTTCAATCGGTGTTCTTTGGTGGCGGAACGCCATCGCTCATGCCGCCGGCATTGGTGGACGCGCTGTTGCAAGACGCTGAAAAGCTGTGGGGTTTTGCGCCGGAGATCGAGATCACGCTGGAGGCCAATCCGTCTTCAGTCGAAGCCGCCAATTTCGCGGGACTGGCCGCCGCCGGCGTCAATCGGGTGTCGTTGGGGCTGCAATCGCTGGATGATGAAGCACTGCGGTTTCTCGGACGGTTGCACGGGGTCAAAGAAGGGCTGGCTGCGCTAAAGACGGGTCAAGCGGTCTTCAAACGGGTCAGTTTCGACCTGATCTACGCCCTGCCCGGCCAAACCCCCGCAGCTTGGGAAGCGCAGCTGCGGCAGGCCCTCGATTTCGGCACCGGACACCTTTCGCTTTACCAGTTGACCATCGAGCCGGGCACCCGGTTTGCCAGCGATGTGCGGCGCGGTGACTTCACGCCGTTGGACGATGACGCGGCGGCGGACCTGTTCACGCTCACACGCGAAGTTACGGCGGCTGCGGGGTTGCCAGCCTACGAGATCAGCAACCACGCGCGTCTTGGCGAGGAAAGCCGGCACAATCTCACCTATTGGCGCTACGAGGACTACATCGGCATCGGCCCAGGTGCGCATGGGCGGCGCGGTGGTTTTGCGACCGTGCGGCACAAGAAGCCGGAGAACTGGCTGGCGGCTGTCGAGCGCAACGGCAGCGGTGTGAAGGAGGAGCGCGCGCTCGGTCTGTCCGAACAGGCATCCGAGGCGCTGCTGATGGGCTTGCGGTTGCGTGAGGGGATCGATCTCTCCGCACTCTCTACAAGGTTCGGTCTGCGAGCCGATGCGCTGCTCGACCCGCGCCAGATTGCCCGCCATGCCGAGCTTGGTTTCGTCTGGCAGGCGGGCGAAAGGGTGGGAGTAACCGAGGCAGGAATGCCCCTGCTCGATGCGCTTCTTCCGAAGCTCGTGGCGGACGGACTGGTGAGCGCGTGA
- a CDS encoding tyrosine recombinase XerC → MSETADLLEQWQQHLALAQRRSPHTVRAYVATAARLLSRLDITDWQGVSAIGTRDLRGHLAARRAEGIGNASAARELSALKGLIAFANEQTGAEPGAAPRLRGPRIKKGLPRPITPDEASNMVAEVAESPEEEWIGLRDAAVLLLMYGGGLRIAEALSLKARDLPLCETLVVTGKGNKQRVVPLLPIVRDAVARYTLACPWPLAGDTALFRGAKGGPLGQGMVQKAMARARRALGLPDTATPHALRHSFATHLLSAGADLRSLQELLGHASLGSTQIYTQVDAAKMLDAYRSAHPRENT, encoded by the coding sequence GTGAGCGAAACTGCCGATCTGCTCGAACAATGGCAGCAGCACCTTGCACTGGCGCAACGCCGTTCGCCGCATACTGTTCGTGCCTACGTCGCTACGGCGGCGCGGCTCTTGTCACGGCTTGACATCACCGACTGGCAGGGGGTCTCTGCGATCGGCACCCGCGACCTTCGTGGGCATCTCGCCGCTCGCAGGGCTGAAGGGATCGGTAACGCTAGCGCCGCACGCGAGTTATCGGCGCTCAAAGGGCTGATCGCCTTCGCCAATGAACAGACGGGAGCCGAGCCGGGAGCGGCTCCCCGCCTGCGCGGCCCCCGGATCAAGAAGGGCCTGCCCCGCCCCATTACCCCGGACGAAGCGAGCAACATGGTCGCCGAGGTCGCCGAAAGCCCGGAGGAGGAATGGATCGGCCTTCGCGATGCCGCCGTGCTCCTGCTGATGTACGGTGGCGGGCTGCGGATTGCCGAGGCGCTGTCATTGAAGGCGCGCGATTTGCCACTGTGCGAAACGCTCGTGGTCACCGGCAAGGGCAACAAGCAACGTGTCGTTCCGCTGCTGCCGATCGTCCGCGATGCGGTGGCGCGCTATACCCTTGCATGCCCCTGGCCGCTGGCTGGCGATACCGCGCTTTTCCGCGGGGCAAAGGGCGGCCCGCTGGGGCAAGGCATGGTGCAAAAGGCGATGGCGAGGGCGCGACGGGCGCTCGGCCTTCCAGACACCGCCACTCCGCACGCCTTACGGCATAGCTTTGCCACTCATCTGCTCAGTGCAGGAGCGGACTTGCGCAGCTTACAGGAGCTACTCGGCCACGCGAGCCTTGGGTCAACGCAAATCTACACGCAGGTCGATGCGGCGAAGATGCTGGATGCCTACCGCTCCGCCCATCCGCGCGAGAACACCTAA
- a CDS encoding DedA family protein, translating to MDEFIINLIEQGGYFGIFLLMVLENVIPPVPSEVIMGIGGLLVQRGTMDFWPLLLIGTLGTTVGNYAWYWLGDSFGYRRLEPIIERWGRWLTLDWEHIAAAQLFFIRRGHWVVFLLRFSPFLRTIISLPAGLAHMPKLKFLGFTFAGSLIWNALLILGGQWLGHYLQDSQDVLGWVIIGLVVLTVIAYLWRVLTWVPRAQRKPD from the coding sequence ATGGACGAATTCATCATCAACCTGATCGAGCAGGGAGGGTATTTCGGCATCTTCCTGCTGATGGTGCTCGAAAACGTCATCCCCCCGGTACCGAGCGAAGTCATCATGGGCATCGGCGGGCTGCTGGTGCAGCGCGGGACGATGGATTTCTGGCCATTGCTGTTGATCGGCACCTTGGGCACCACGGTGGGCAACTATGCGTGGTACTGGCTGGGCGATAGCTTCGGCTATCGACGGCTCGAACCCATCATCGAGCGCTGGGGTCGCTGGCTGACGCTCGACTGGGAGCATATCGCTGCCGCGCAGCTGTTCTTCATCCGGCGTGGACACTGGGTGGTATTCTTACTGCGCTTCTCGCCGTTCCTGCGGACGATCATCTCGCTCCCAGCGGGATTGGCGCATATGCCCAAGCTGAAGTTCCTTGGTTTTACTTTCGCCGGATCGCTGATCTGGAACGCCCTGCTGATCCTGGGCGGCCAGTGGCTGGGGCATTACCTGCAGGATTCGCAGGACGTTCTTGGCTGGGTCATCATCGGGTTGGTAGTCCTGACAGTGATCGCCTATCTTTGGCGGGTGCTCACCTGGGTGCCGCGCGCGCAGCGAAAGCCCGATTAG
- the gshB gene encoding glutathione synthase: MSLRVAVQMDPLETIKIAGDSSFALMEAAQARGHSLWHYDVNTLGWHDGRVTAWARPVTVQRVLGNHFTAGELRRIDLGADIDVVLMRQDPPFHLGYITAALLLDRLEGTTLVSNDPREVINAPEKMYVLDYAHFMPPTLVTRVLDDVREFQRQHGAIVVKPLHGNGGKAIFRIDEEGTNISALFEVFNQTWPEPHMVQPFLPSVAEGDKRIVLVDGEVAGAINRRPGAGEFRSNLAQGGSAEATTLTAREEEICAAMGPDLKRRGLTFVGIDVIGGEWLTEINVTSPTGIMSIDAFNGTDTPGLIWDALERRHAAM, from the coding sequence ATGTCACTTCGCGTTGCCGTCCAGATGGACCCGCTCGAGACCATCAAGATCGCCGGGGACTCCAGCTTTGCGCTGATGGAGGCGGCGCAGGCGCGCGGGCATTCGCTCTGGCATTATGACGTCAACACGCTGGGCTGGCACGATGGCAGGGTGACGGCATGGGCGCGGCCCGTCACCGTGCAGCGCGTGCTGGGCAATCATTTCACGGCCGGTGAACTTCGCCGCATTGATCTCGGCGCCGATATCGATGTGGTGCTGATGCGGCAGGATCCGCCGTTCCACCTCGGCTATATCACCGCCGCGCTGCTGCTCGACCGGCTGGAGGGCACCACGCTCGTCAGCAACGATCCGCGCGAGGTCATCAACGCGCCAGAGAAAATGTACGTCCTCGATTACGCGCATTTCATGCCGCCGACGCTGGTTACCCGCGTGCTCGACGACGTGCGCGAGTTCCAGCGCCAACATGGTGCAATCGTGGTGAAGCCGCTGCATGGGAACGGCGGCAAGGCGATCTTCCGCATCGACGAAGAGGGCACCAACATCTCCGCGCTGTTCGAGGTGTTCAACCAGACCTGGCCCGAACCCCACATGGTGCAGCCGTTCCTTCCCAGCGTCGCCGAGGGGGACAAACGGATCGTCCTGGTGGATGGCGAGGTGGCCGGCGCAATCAACCGGCGACCGGGGGCAGGCGAATTCCGCTCCAACCTCGCGCAGGGCGGCTCTGCCGAAGCGACCACGCTGACCGCGCGCGAAGAGGAAATCTGCGCGGCAATGGGCCCGGACCTGAAGCGGCGCGGGCTGACTTTCGTGGGCATCGACGTGATCGGCGGCGAATGGCTGACCGAGATCAACGTCACCAGCCCGACCGGCATCATGTCAATCGACGCGTTCAACGGCACCGACACGCCTGGCTTGATCTGGGACGCGCTGGAACGCCGCCACGCCGCGATGTGA
- a CDS encoding YraN family protein, with protein MKRQQAEARGRSAEDDAAEWLAGQGWELLARRVKIKGGEIDLIARRENLIAFVEVKWRAKAADLDFAIDEYRLRRVAAAAEAVAHDYAKNGEDLRVDVILLAPGAEPRHIENAWMP; from the coding sequence ATGAAGCGCCAGCAGGCCGAAGCGCGTGGACGCAGCGCCGAGGATGACGCCGCCGAATGGTTGGCTGGGCAAGGCTGGGAATTGCTCGCACGCCGGGTCAAGATCAAGGGCGGCGAGATCGACCTGATCGCGCGGCGGGAAAACCTGATTGCCTTTGTCGAAGTTAAATGGCGCGCCAAGGCCGCTGATCTCGATTTCGCCATCGACGAATACCGCCTCCGCCGCGTGGCCGCCGCTGCCGAGGCGGTGGCGCACGACTACGCGAAGAATGGCGAAGATTTGCGCGTCGACGTGATCCTCCTTGCACCCGGCGCAGAGCCTCGCCACATCGAGAACGCCTGGATGCCTTGA
- the rsmI gene encoding 16S rRNA (cytidine(1402)-2'-O)-methyltransferase yields the protein MRAIETLSRCSGIACEDTRVTGKLLRHLGISKPLWRYDDHASASDRARLLDSMRDQAVVLVSDAGMPLVSDPGYRLVRDAKAAGIPITALPGANAPLTALALSGLPNDRFLFAGFLPSKDKARREMLEELAPIRSTLIFFETAPRLTKSLAAIDEVLPGREVAVARELTKIYEECRTGSPVEITAHYTAHPPRGEIVLLVGPPPEEQASDADAEAMLRELLVTEKASKAVAQVAKVTGLDRKALYALAMEIKGQ from the coding sequence ATGCGGGCAATCGAGACGCTTTCGCGGTGTAGCGGGATTGCCTGCGAGGATACGCGAGTGACGGGTAAGCTGTTGCGACATCTGGGAATTTCCAAACCGCTCTGGCGCTATGACGATCACGCTTCGGCCAGTGACCGGGCGCGCCTGCTCGATTCGATGCGCGATCAGGCGGTGGTGCTGGTCAGCGATGCGGGAATGCCCCTGGTGTCCGATCCCGGCTATCGACTGGTAAGGGACGCAAAGGCCGCGGGAATTCCGATTACCGCGCTGCCGGGAGCCAATGCACCGCTTACCGCGCTGGCGCTATCCGGCCTGCCCAACGATCGCTTCCTGTTCGCCGGGTTCCTGCCTAGCAAGGACAAGGCACGGCGCGAAATGCTGGAGGAACTTGCTCCCATCCGCAGCACCCTGATCTTCTTCGAAACCGCCCCGCGCCTGACCAAGAGCCTCGCGGCCATCGACGAAGTGCTGCCCGGCCGCGAAGTGGCGGTGGCGCGCGAATTGACAAAGATTTACGAGGAATGCCGCACTGGCAGTCCTGTCGAGATCACCGCGCATTACACTGCGCACCCGCCCAGGGGCGAGATCGTGCTGCTGGTCGGTCCTCCGCCGGAAGAACAGGCCAGCGATGCCGATGCCGAAGCGATGTTGCGCGAACTGCTGGTGACAGAAAAGGCCTCCAAGGCCGTAGCGCAGGTTGCCAAGGTCACCGGGCTGGATCGCAAGGCGCTTTATGCTCTGGCGATGGAGATCAAGGGCCAATGA